The following proteins are co-located in the Pedobacter frigiditerrae genome:
- a CDS encoding pseudouridine synthase, with the protein MLEIVYQDEHLIAINKPHGLLVHRSKMANDATEFALQMLRDQIGRHVSPVHRLDRKTSGILLFAFEKEVEIAMHKQFQESLVEKKYLAILRGYAPDELGIDYPLAKENGNMQDAFTYFKTLQRAEIDIAFGKHQTSRYSLVEATPKTGRMHQLRRHFAHIFHPIIGDRKHGCNKQNRFFMEQFEMTTMLLHASELSFIHPVTQQKISINSTIHEEFKRVMELMKFSK; encoded by the coding sequence GACGAGCATTTAATTGCTATCAATAAACCTCACGGATTGCTTGTTCATCGTTCTAAGATGGCTAATGATGCCACGGAATTTGCCTTACAAATGCTAAGAGACCAAATCGGTCGACACGTTAGTCCAGTACATCGCTTAGATAGAAAAACTAGTGGTATTTTGCTTTTCGCATTTGAGAAAGAGGTAGAAATAGCCATGCATAAACAGTTTCAAGAGAGTTTGGTGGAAAAGAAATACCTGGCAATTTTGCGTGGGTATGCGCCAGATGAATTAGGTATCGATTATCCCTTGGCAAAGGAAAATGGAAATATGCAAGACGCCTTTACATATTTCAAAACATTGCAAAGGGCAGAAATAGATATAGCTTTTGGAAAACACCAAACCTCTAGGTACTCATTAGTAGAGGCTACACCAAAAACTGGCCGTATGCACCAATTGAGGAGGCATTTTGCTCATATCTTCCATCCCATCATTGGAGATAGAAAACATGGCTGCAATAAACAAAATAGGTTTTTCATGGAGCAATTTGAAATGACAACCATGTTGCTTCATGCGTCAGAATTATCATTTATTCATCCAGTTACACAACAAAAAATAAGCATTAACTCAACTATTCATGAAGAATTTAAAAGAGTAATGGAGCTAATGAAATTCAGTAAATAG
- the dinB gene encoding DNA polymerase IV encodes MENESKSIVRKIIHIDMDAFYASVEQRDFPEYRGKPLVVGGSPEGRGGVVATASYEARKFGIKSAMTSKKAQQLCPYAIFVRPRFDAYKDVSRKIREIFSRYTDLIEPLSLDEAYLDVSEDKLGIGSAITIAEQIKQAIKDELNLTASAGVSINKFAAKIASDMNKPDGLTFIGPSKMEKFMEKLPVEKFFGVGKVTAEKMKRQGLHTGLDLKKQTEARLIQLFGKTGKFFYNIVRGIDNRQVQPHQEIKSISAEDTFSYDLGRGEELDDWIEVISKSAFRRLQNYKIYGRTITLKVKFGDFKQITRSLSFPTPINELDQVIDTAKQLLNNVDLGEKKIRLLGVGFSNFGEVKIRERYDGHQQVLFPND; translated from the coding sequence ATGGAAAATGAAAGTAAAAGCATCGTTCGTAAAATTATCCACATAGATATGGATGCCTTTTACGCTTCGGTAGAGCAAAGGGATTTTCCAGAATATAGAGGAAAGCCATTAGTTGTTGGGGGTTCGCCAGAAGGGAGAGGTGGCGTTGTGGCCACTGCGAGTTATGAAGCTCGTAAATTCGGAATTAAATCTGCAATGACATCTAAAAAAGCACAACAACTTTGTCCGTATGCAATTTTTGTGCGACCTCGATTTGATGCCTATAAAGACGTCTCTAGAAAGATTAGGGAAATATTTAGTCGTTATACAGATTTAATAGAACCACTTTCCTTGGATGAAGCTTACTTAGATGTTAGTGAAGATAAGTTAGGCATTGGTTCTGCCATCACCATTGCGGAGCAGATTAAACAAGCCATAAAAGACGAATTAAACCTAACAGCATCTGCTGGAGTTTCTATAAACAAATTTGCAGCTAAGATTGCATCAGACATGAACAAGCCAGATGGATTGACTTTTATTGGTCCTTCGAAAATGGAAAAATTCATGGAGAAGTTGCCGGTTGAAAAGTTTTTTGGTGTTGGAAAAGTAACTGCCGAAAAAATGAAAAGACAAGGTTTACATACTGGTCTAGACCTGAAAAAACAGACCGAGGCAAGGCTAATCCAGCTTTTCGGCAAAACGGGTAAGTTCTTTTATAACATTGTTAGAGGGATAGATAACCGCCAAGTTCAGCCACATCAAGAAATTAAATCCATTAGTGCAGAAGATACCTTTTCTTATGATTTAGGCAGGGGAGAAGAGTTAGATGATTGGATTGAAGTTATCTCAAAATCTGCTTTTAGGAGGCTGCAGAATTATAAAATATATGGAAGAACAATTACCTTGAAGGTTAAATTCGGCGATTTTAAGCAGATTACCAGAAGTTTATCTTTTCCAACTCCCATCAATGAGTTAGATCAAGTTATTGACACAGCAAAACAATTATTAAACAATGTTGATTTAGGAGAAAAGAAAATAAGGCTTTTGGGTGTAGGCTTTTCAAATTTCGGCGAAGTTAAAATTAGAGAAAGATACGATGGGCATCAGCAAGTGCTATTCCCTAATGATTAA